The nucleotide sequence TGACGCGGAAGACGTGCCCGGCCCGGTGCATGGCGCCGGCGTCGACGCTGATCACGATCGGCCGTCCGCGGCGGGCACCGACCCGGGTGGCGGTCTCCCGGTCGGGGGAGAGGTGCACGTGGTGGCGGGCCATGGGGCGCAGCCCCTCCGCCCGGATCGCGGGAAGCCGGTCCGCGACCGTACCGTGGTAGAGGTACGCGGGCGGTTCGGCGGCCGGCAGGTCCAGGTCGACCTCGATCGTGTGGCCCTGGCTGGCGCGGATGCGGGTGCCCTCGATCGCGAAGCGCTTCTTGTCGTTGGTCGCGACGACGTGGTCGAGTTCCTCGCGGGTGACGGGGAAGCCGCCCCGCGCGGTGGCCTGGAGCAGGGCGTCGATCTCGGTCCAGCCCTGGGCGTCGAGGACGAGGCCGATGCGCTCGGGCTGGTGGCGGAGATGCTTGGAGAGGTACTTCGAGATCTTCACCGTGCGGCGTTCGTCCGGTGGTTGGGGTCGGGTCATTCCGTCAGGATGGCGGAGGCCGGAGCGCCGGACCAGCCATTTTGGGCAGGCAGGTTTGATCCACAGCCAAAGTGAGTTATCCACAGGCCAGTTGAGAATTCTGTGGACAACAGCCCTGGCATTTCAGGTGGATTGAGTAATTTCGTTGTTTATGTGGTGATTTGAGGCAAGGGTATCCAATGCCCTTTTATGGACCTCGCGTTCCGTGGCGGCGGCGACGAAGGCGGTGACCCCCTCCGGACCCACCAGATCCTGAACGGCCCGCACCGTCCCGGCCGGTAGCGAAACGGGCCGCGGCTCGTCGTCCCTCGCCGGGAGCGCGTCCGGCGACAGATGGAGCTGCAGATGCCGGGTGGCCAACAGGCGCATCGCCCGCGCCAGTTCGGCGTCCACGGTCTGCTGGGCGAGCGGCCGGAGCCGCCGCACCATCGTCGCCGCCTCGGCCGCGTCCGCGTCCGTCGGCGGGCGGTGCTCCAGATAGCGCGCGAAGACGTGCTCGGTCGTGAACTCCAGGAAACGGGACGCTATGTGCTCCACCTGGTCCCGAAGCTCCCTCAGATGTCCGGTGATTGCCGGAAGCGGCACTCCCGCCGCGTACAACTCGGCGGCCACCGCCAGCTCCTGGGGGCTCGGTACCAGGTACTCCTCGCCCTCCCGGTCCGGCAGCCGCTCCAGTACGCCGAGCTCGACGGCCTCCCGGATGGCGTCCTCGTCCGGCGTGCCGCCGAAGCGGGCGTCCAGCTCCGCGCGGGAGATCCGGTCCGCCTCCTCGTCCGTCCACGGGCCGTGCACCTCGGCGACCAGACCGAGCACGCCACCGAGTCCACGGCCGGTGTCCCAGGCCTCAAGGAGCTCCTTGATCGAGGCCAGGGTGTAGCCCCGGTCGAGGAGGTCGGCGATCTGCCGGAGCCGCGCGAGGTGCGCGTCTCCGTACACGTTCGACCTGCCCCGTCGCTCCGGGCGGGGCAGCAGCCCGCGGTCCTGGTAGGCGCGGATGGTCCGGACCGTGGCCCCGCTGTGGTGGGCGAGATCCTCGATCCGGTACTCCGGCTGTGCTGACTGCTCGGACAAACCC is from Streptomyces venezuelae ATCC 10712 and encodes:
- a CDS encoding RNA 2'-phosphotransferase; translation: MTRPQPPDERRTVKISKYLSKHLRHQPERIGLVLDAQGWTEIDALLQATARGGFPVTREELDHVVATNDKKRFAIEGTRIRASQGHTIEVDLDLPAAEPPAYLYHGTVADRLPAIRAEGLRPMARHHVHLSPDRETATRVGARRGRPIVISVDAGAMHRAGHVFRVSANGVWLADAVPPQFLRFPD
- a CDS encoding MerR family transcriptional regulator: MSEQSAQPEYRIEDLAHHSGATVRTIRAYQDRGLLPRPERRGRSNVYGDAHLARLRQIADLLDRGYTLASIKELLEAWDTGRGLGGVLGLVAEVHGPWTDEEADRISRAELDARFGGTPDEDAIREAVELGVLERLPDREGEEYLVPSPQELAVAAELYAAGVPLPAITGHLRELRDQVEHIASRFLEFTTEHVFARYLEHRPPTDADAAEAATMVRRLRPLAQQTVDAELARAMRLLATRHLQLHLSPDALPARDDEPRPVSLPAGTVRAVQDLVGPEGVTAFVAAATEREVHKRALDTLASNHHINNEITQST